CCTTAAAATGATGTATCATCAGTAGATATGGTTGATGGTCAGGACTGTAAGTACGTACATACGTAGCCACCAAGCTGTGGTGGTGCATCATTATAATTGTTTTGGTGTACTTACGTTGAGTGAATATGTATATCTATATCCCCAGGCGCGAGGAAGTCACCAGCGACCACAGTGATAGTGACAGCGATGACGAAGACGATCACGAGGAGGAGTTTTACTGGACAGAGGTTGAGGTCAACGTCACCACCTGGGTTGATCCCTGTGAACCCTTGGTGACCCCGACAGCTCCGCCGGCCACGCCTCCCGCACACCCCGTCCTTGGCGCCCCACAGAAAGTGCTCACCATCCCTCCCACCACTGTCATCCCGCAGCCGCTGGGGACGACCTGCCCCTCAGTGCTCCCGCAACCTACATCGCCCCAGTATATCCATGTGTCATCTCCCCCCACCTTGAGCCATATGGACATGGCTCGCCCTCCACATGAAGgtacagcgtgtgtgtgtgtgtgtgtgtgtgtgtgtgtgtgtgtgtgtgtgagaattaactttttttttctttaactgccgcgaaaaatgaataaaattaactAAAATTAAGTGTTTTGGGTAACGGTAGAAATCTGTACAAGACCTGTATTTCAGCAGTATTATTTATTATGATCAGCGGGAAAGGCTGTAAAGCATATCGCATGTAAAAATCAAGGCAAGCCAGACAACGTCACCATTAACCAGCGCTGAcctggagaagagagagagagagagagagagagagagagagagagagagagagagagagagagagagagagagagagagagagagagagagagagaattacctagTTGTGAGAGATAGGAAAAGAGCCATACTTAGGCTCGTGCTATCCCGTCTCAATATTTCTTTGCATCTAACTTTGCCTTAAATTCATGAATTGTTTTTGCACGTTTTTgcacatgtatgtgtgtgtgtgtgaatgaatatatatatatatatatatatatatatatatatatatatatatatatatatatatatatatatatatatatatatatatatatatatactgagcAGATTAGTAACGGGAGAAAAATTACTGTAGGTGAAATAGTGACAATATTCCTCTAAAGTGTTGatggattcacacacacacacacacacacacacacacacatgctgtgTCTttaaatatttgaaatcaagtaactttgttctaaaaCCAAATTACAGTACCATAACCGAAGCAATAACgagttcaaaattttattaTTCAATTGAATTGTTTTATTGAATTCAAATTCAATAAAACATGGAAATATTGCATAAACTTTATCAAAACAGTTTGTTTGaaattaatacttttttttatataggtacTCATGGTCACTCATTGAAAGTAACTAAAGTTAATTGAAATCCTTTGATCTAAGAGTAGTTGCAACCTAGAATTCCCTGCTGAAGGCTCTGGCTACAGCTTATTTTCCTTATGATCCCATTATTGCAACATCTAACAATGAATCAGTCCTTCACTAATTATTATGTTCCTAACTACTGCCCTTGTGCACTGTAACTAATCCCTTATCCCAATGTTGTTATACTATACAAATttacaaaaataatacaagGAAATAGAATCAGTGCTTATTAAACTTACACCTATGCAAAGCACACTCACTGTGGCTATATTCTAATGTTAATAGGATTTGATACTGTATTTACATGACCTGTGTGTGAAAATACATTCCTTTAATAGAAACTATTTCTCATAGCAAGTAAACTTCTGAGTAGATGTTCACTCTCAGCTAATACTGATGGCTTTGTTCATTATTCTGTTTTGATACTGCAACATGCAAGCTAGAAAGAGCTGCTATCTTCTTTCTACATTATCATAAAATAATGAGAATGCAATACCTGCATGTAGTGTTCATGGAATGTCATTCATATTCCTATAACCATGACAGTTACTTCATTGACAGATCCACGGTACAAACACACAGCAAGCAGCCCAGCTGCCAGCCTCTCCAGCTCATGGCCCCGTACTTCTGCCTACCTGGTGAGTGTTGTATGGTCAAGGAAAGCAGAGTTtaatattaatatcattatgCTAGCAgatcatattaatttttttctgtcaaaTTGCTATATTAATATTGTATGTTAGGATGATAGAAATGAATTTtcagaggaagtgaaaaagaaaatcattgcATGAAGGGCAGAgttaatacaaaacaaaatacttgcaaaaaattaacaaaatcaGATCAATATATGATTATTACATACTCATATAAAGGAGTGAAGGCCATAGACAAATTAAAGCCATGGCAAATTTTCCCTTTAAGTATGAAAATGATGGAAATCAGTtctgctttatatatatatatatatatatatatatatatatatatatatatatatatatatatatatatatatatatatatatatatatatatatttttttttttatttatttttttttatagcattCCGTTTAGTGTTCAGAAGGAACAGGACAGCAGAGGCATGAATATTGAGCATTAGAATCTAACTTTTCAAATTTTCCATATTTCAAATGTGACTGAAGATATGAAAAGATTTTTCCTGTTAATTTGTACTAATACTCTCATCCCCATTTTTCCTAGTCACACCACGAAACCCAACTTTTATCATTCTTGCCTGCATAAATTCAAATCACATTTTTGCCTCCAAGCCTCTGAAAGCTCATCATACCCAACTGTGAGGATCTGTTGTATAGCATGTCTGGTAAAATCAGCAACAGAATTTGATAATTGAGTGATTCAGTCCTGACACCTGAACCAATTACCTGATCAAACCCAATGAAGGATCATGTAATTTCATGCATTTAcaacttttctctccatctataCCCAACCACTCTCCTTTGCTTTATATTTGCAACTAATTTCTTCACACTTTCAATCTTATATCTAGTCTCCAAAGTCTTGCATCATATCTGATTATATTCTTCACCTATTACTCTTCCATTCTCTGTACATCCACAGGTCTCCATAATATTCCCTATTTTGATTGGTCAACTAACTCTTCCAACAGTAGCAGTCCCTtaagttttttgtttcttgcttaattattctttcattcattcccatATCTTTTCTACATCATGCATATTACATTTCACCTCTACATCAGTCCCTCTATTCACAGCAACATGCAATCCTAAATACGAATGATCTCTGCATGCTTTTCAGTCCTTCAGTCCTTTTAATCACCTTGCTTATAGCACTTAGTTGACTTAGTTGACCTCTAAAACATTCTCCTACTCATCACATACTCCTGTCATCATAAAAGGGAATCACACATGCACATTAATTATTCAGTGACTAATTTTATGATTTTATATTAATTATTGTTTACATAACAGTAAGAGACTTGTTTCTGAGCAGCCCTTAAATACTTTCAGTTCTTGATACATGCATTGTCATTAATCATTGTTACTTAACATTTtgttaaatatattttttttattacagagTTCAGGTCGGGCCAAGGTCAGAGTAAGCTCTTCCCCCAAAGCCTCACCTGGACGGGGAAAGCGAAATGGAGAGAGTCGAAAGTGCCGCAAGGTGTATGGCATGGAGCAGCGGGATCTGTGGTGCACACAGTGCAAGTGGAAAAAGGCTTGCAGTCGTTTTGGAGAGTAAGGTACCTGTGGCAGCCACTGACTCAGTGGTTCATTCTTAAAGTATCATGTTAACATTCTGGCACATTCTGTCCTTTGCATTAGTCTGTGAAGAACTCTGGTGCCGAAGCTTGAGGACAACGATTGTCCACTAGAAGGATCACTGTTCAGATGCTGTTGTTACATGATGAAAAGAGTACAGTAGCCTTCCTTTGTAGAAAGGAAAGCTGATGGACACTGAAAGGTAGGCTTCTTGAAAGTCTTTTATCACTGCCACTTTGAGGTTTGGATCACCAAATGATAAACAgagaatatatttatttacattcatAATGTATCTAGATATGATAAGATTATGATGAATTGGTCATCACAATGTAAATTATTTACAAAAGACAatgtaacattacaaaaatcataGCAATTGAGGGAAATTTGGTTGTTGCATGATTATCATACTAAAGAGTATTTGATAACAGGCTAGATAAAGGCTTCCACATGTGCATCACTAATGTTAAGAGATAGATGTCCGTCAGTGATGACCATGATGCATGACAGTAAGACTTGAATAGACTCTTACATGTAATTTGTGTACTGTTAAGGCAACAAATCTTTAGAATGTATTGCAGAGTTTACTAAATTTTTGGCGAGAGAAACTAAGACATAAGGCAAAAATTAAAATTTCATTAGGTTAAAATAAGGTGGAGTATAGTCTCTCACACTATACATTAATTTAACATTAGAGAATATCATGATGTAAAGTGTTTGATGAGCATAGAATCTAAGCACTTGAAATGTACAAAAAACTGTAATACTATTTTGATGCCCATTGTGGAATTTGACTCACTGAGAGAATATAGGAgagttttctcttatttttaatttaacaAACCAGATACATTACATATTCTATTGAAATTTTGGTAGATTTAGAAGTACTTAGCCATGTTCACCATAGTGCAAATTGATGTATCAAGAccagagatatatatatatatatatatatatatatatatatatatatatatatatatatatatatatatatatatatatatatatatatatatatatatatatatatatatatatatatatatatatatatatgctgtgaACATTGTGTGATAATATTCACATACTACATTACATTTCTCAAAGTTTTATTACTTTGCAttgcatttaattttcttatgtacTTCCAAACTGGTGATAAGGAATAGCACCACTGTCATAACCCCTTGAGTGTGTACTTACTCAGTGTCCCATTTAAAAGTTTACTAGTAAATGGGCAGTCAAGTCATTATGGTAGCACTCTTATGAGTTTTGTTAATGCACTCAAATATCCCATGTCTTGTCAAAAATTTACATATGTGTAAATGGCAGCAAGGTGGATAGACATTTTGTTTTAACTTGTACCGTCACATGTCATTTTGTGAATCTGCCTCCATTGCAGGTCAGTTAgcctcatttctcctttttcctccttgcaaAAGTACTCTTCATTAGTTGTTGGAAGAGGAAGCTGGCAAGCCACAGCCGCATAGTGTAACCCTATCATAGACATGCTACAGAATGAGGCAGTGTAATTTGTCCACATCAGGCACCATCATGATTGAGTTATCACTAAGGAAGGGGCATCTCCTGACCCAGTCACCTTggagtagtctctctctctctctctctctctctctctctctctctctctctctctctctctctctctctctctctctctctctctctctccttcccatgaTCAAAAACTGCTCCCAACTTAGCATCCTATCAactctgtgtatgtatgtatgtctgggGACATTGTTGCTGGACACGGTCTTCTGACAGTTTTCCTCGCATTTTGGCAGTGGATGAGAATGAGTGATCAGTGAGGAACTGGGTGAGGCATTTTTGTGATGGAGGTATGGACACATAATGTCACAAGTCTCACCCTGGAGAGGTCAGAAATACTTCAAATCATGTCATCATTAAAATCAAATCCTTGTTTTGTCTGCAAAGCTGAAATTACCAACAATTTTTTGCAACATTGACTGTGTCATATTCTGTCACCCTCCTAGGCTGCTTCACCTATTTCTTCACTGATCATTAGCACCCAATCCTTGAACAATCACATTTTATATGAACCAGTAACCTCTTTACAAtaatcgggagagagagagagagagaaaaaaaaaagaggcaagtAGATGGAACATTGTAAGgaaggtgtggagagagagagagagagagagagagagagagagagagagagagagagagagagagagagagagagagagagagagagagagagagagagagagagagagagagagagagagagagagagagactacagttCTCAAAAAGTGAATGGGTCTGGAGGGATCCCTCTCCCTTAATGATAACTCATAACAGTCTGTACCATAAGTAAAggtacaagaggaggaaggtgggtcTTATAGACAAAGTCATCCAATGACAGCCCTCATTAAAATTTAGTGAGATGTGTAACCTACTTTAGGATGCAGGTGAAAAATTTATCATATAGGTGATCAGCAAGTGAAATATTTCTCATAGAATTAAATCagcaaggatttttttttttttttttttttgcaagacaTGGATTACTAATGGTTTGACAGTAACATGTCCTGAAGAAAATACAGTACACAACTGCTGTCTGGATCTGCTTTCATTATATCAGAGACAGGTTTGCAAGCAAATGAACATTTCATAGTTCTCTGTAGCTATCACAGTTGTGAAAATATGCTCTAATttgaatttaacttttttttcttcatcttcattggtCAGCAACCTTTACTTCCACCTCCTTTTGCTTAGTAAAGTTATCAAAATCCAGCATATGTGGTCATCAATTTCTCACTCATGATAATGGTTGTGGTATCCTCCTACTTGTCAGCAGGCTGATGGCTCTGTTTTCATCATAGAGGTTGTATTATATACTGTAATCTTTCAGCAACTGATCAGTGTGCCAataattttatgtaattttgttCTGCATTCAATATATATTCCTGTTGAGTTCGATAGGGAGTACCAGGAACGCAGGGGACAGAAGATGATTACTCTGAAAATGGGAGCAGTATGTTAGTGTGATTCTGACTACAAACACTTGTGTTAATGATTAAGTATCGGAATCCTTGCAGTTCAGAATAATGACATTTAAAAAATTAATCTTTTTGCCAAACACATCATACGTGATTTTTAATTGTAAATTGTGCAACATtaacctttattttcctttagtgcacacacacacacacacacacacacacacacacacacacacacacacacacacacacacacacacacacacacacatttcccaaGTAACACAATTTTCAGCTCAAATTAGATGGAAGAAAATGCATGTAATTTTGTGCAATTATTTTTTGCTGTCAAACCCTAATAAATGAGAGTATAAAAATCATCAACAATAAAATAGCAATAGCAGTTTCTTTCAAACAAGATGTGAACATCAGCTGGTTGCCATTTGTACATTAGCAAATATATATGATTGTAAGTGATAATATGCTCATTTAAATATTATATAATTTCTATAAAATTAGGCTGGTGGCAGAGATGACTAACTGCCATCACTTTGGAACTGCAAGTCCTAATACTGTCTGAAGGCTTGACATGACTCCAAGGCAGGAAGTTTAGTCAGAGTTACCAGACTGGATCTCACAATGCTCAAGATAAATGTAGCAAGGTGTCCATTACAAACTTACAAACACTACTAATTAACTTTGTG
This window of the Scylla paramamosain isolate STU-SP2022 chromosome 1, ASM3559412v1, whole genome shotgun sequence genome carries:
- the LOC135104575 gene encoding zinc finger protein 704-like isoform X2, with the protein product MGDSMSPGSSVSSGVWTWADGSFSSSSSSSSSRSPAHRSATPSPPLSESSPATLDDGLELDESLFDDAVPRKRRKRMTCTRVAVAAVASERVFPHVTGLTPPPSPVAASYAPSPPTTPDEHCLHSSTRTMFKCTWTGCHEMTAACDAIERHIRSTHLGREEVTSDHSDSDSDDEDDHEEEFYWTEVEVNVTTWVDPCEPLVTPTAPPATPPAHPVLGAPQKVLTIPPTTVIPQPLGTTCPSVLPQPTSPQYIHVSSPPTLSHMDMARPPHEASSPAASLSSSWPRTSAYLSSGRAKVRVSSSPKASPGRGKRNGESRKCRKVYGMEQRDLWCTQCKWKKACSRFGE
- the LOC135104575 gene encoding zinc finger protein 704-like isoform X1, coding for MGDSMSPGSSVSSGVWTWADGSFSSSSSSSSSRSPAHRSATPSPPLSESSPATLDDGLELDESLFDDAVPRKRRKRMTCTRVAVAAVASERVFPHVTGLTPPPSPVAASYAPSPPTTPDEHCLHSSTRTMFKCTWTGCHEMTAACDAIERHIRSTHLGREEVTSDHSDSDSDDEDDHEEEFYWTEVEVNVTTWVDPCEPLVTPTAPPATPPAHPVLGAPQKVLTIPPTTVIPQPLGTTCPSVLPQPTSPQYIHVSSPPTLSHMDMARPPHEDPRYKHTASSPAASLSSSWPRTSAYLSSGRAKVRVSSSPKASPGRGKRNGESRKCRKVYGMEQRDLWCTQCKWKKACSRFGE
- the LOC135104575 gene encoding zinc finger protein 704-like isoform X3 encodes the protein MGDSMSPGSSVSSGVWTWADGSFSSSSSSSSSRSPAHRSATPSPPLSESSPATLDDGLELDESLFDDAVPRKRRSSTRTMFKCTWTGCHEMTAACDAIERHIRSTHLGREEVTSDHSDSDSDDEDDHEEEFYWTEVEVNVTTWVDPCEPLVTPTAPPATPPAHPVLGAPQKVLTIPPTTVIPQPLGTTCPSVLPQPTSPQYIHVSSPPTLSHMDMARPPHEDPRYKHTASSPAASLSSSWPRTSAYLSSGRAKVRVSSSPKASPGRGKRNGESRKCRKVYGMEQRDLWCTQCKWKKACSRFGE